The sequence below is a genomic window from Rhizobium sp. NXC14.
GCGCCCTCACCGGACGGCGCGGGCACCCTCGTCCTGCGCGTGGCTGGCGATTGCAGCGCCGCCGCAGCCCAGGTCGTCGAACAGACGGGCGGGCAGCTCCTATCCGTGCAACCGGTGGGCGATAGCTGCATCATTACCGTTCTCGTGTCGGGCAATGGCCAGCGTCCACGCAAGGTAACGGTAAAGGTTCCGATGTAAGCGGAATCGGTCTATTCAAACACGATCGATTTGAAGCGGACGAAGGCGGACCGATGCGCATCCTGGTAATCGAAGACGACGTCAACTTGAACCGGCAGCTGACCGACACATTGAAGGAGGCGGGCTATGTCGTCGACCAGGCGTTCGACGGCGAAGAGGGCCATTTCCTCGGCGACACCGAACCCTATGACGCCATCATTCTCGATATCGGCCTGCCGGAGATGGACGGTGTGACGGTGCTGGAAAAATGGCGCGGCGCCGGCCGCGGCATGCCGGTCTTGATCCTGACGGCGCGCGACCGTTGGAGCGACAAGGTCGCTGGCATCGACGCCGGCGCCGACGACTATGTCACCAAGCCCTTCCATGTCGAGGAAGTTCTGGCGCGCATTCGAGCCTTGATCAGGCGCGCCGCCGGCCACGCATCCTCGGAGATCGTCTGCGGGCCGGTGCGGCTCGACACCAAATCCTCGAAGGCCACGGTCAACGGCACGACGCTGAAGCTGACCTCGCACGAATATCGCCTGCTGGCCTATCTCATGCATCACATGGGCGAGGTCGTCTCGCGCACCGAGCTCGTCGAGCACATGTACGATCAGGATTTCGACCGCGATTCCAACACGATCGAGGTCTTTGTCGGCCGTCTGCGCAAGAAGATGGGCGTCGATCTGATCGAAACGGTGCGCGGTCTCGGCTACCGCATCCAAGCGCCGAAACATGCGAATTAAGTCGCTCACCGCACGCGTGTTGCTGCTGACCACGGTCTGGTCGACGGTGGCGCTGGTGGTGATCGGCCTGCTGATCTCGACGCTCTACCGTAAGAGCGCCGAACGCGGTTTTCAGGATCTGCTGCGGGCGCAGCTCTACAACGTCATCAATTCGGTGACGATCGGCGATCAGGGGGCGTTGAGCGGCAGCCCGCAGCTCGGCGACCTGCGTTTCGCCCAGCCCAAGACCGGCTGGTATTGGGTAGTCGAGCCGCTCGGCACTTATACCACCGCGCCGCTGGTCTCGCCCTCTCTCGGCTCGGCGCTCATTCCGGTACCCTCCGTCGTCGAGGCGCCTTTCGACAAGAATTATGAGCGCTACTACCAGGTGACGGATGCCTCCGGCAACCGCGTGCAGGTGGCCGAAACCGAAGTGGTGCTCGACACGGACGGGCGAGCGGCGCGCTTCCGCGTCACCGGCAATGTCGACGTCGTCGAGGACGATGTCCGCACCTTTTCCCACAGCCTCTATCTGGCGCTTGCCGGTTTCGGCGTCGGCAGCCTGATCGTCAATGCGCTGGCGATTCTCTATGGCCTGAAGCCGCTCGACAAGGCGCGCGCCGCGTTGGAGCGCATCCGCGCCGGCGAGAGCGAGCAGCTGAAGGGCGACTTCCCGCGCGAAATCCTGCCGCTCGCCAACGAGGTGAACGCGCTGATCGACAGCAACCGCCGCATCGTCGAGCGGGCGCGCATGCAGGTCGGCAATCTCGCCCATTCGCTGAAGACGCCGATTGCGGTTCTCCTCAACGAGGCACGCGTCCTGGAAAAGTCTCATGGCGAACTGGTGCGCAGCCAAGCGGAATCGATGCAGGGGCAGGTGCAATCCTATCTCAACCGGGCCCGCATCGCCGCCCAGCGCGAATCCGTGCTCGCCCGCACCGATGCCGAACCGGCGCTGGAGCGGCTGGTGCGCGTCATGCGCCGGCTGAACGTCGATACCGAATTCGATCTTGTCGTGTCGCCGCCGCATCTTGCCGTTGCCATGGAACAGCAGGATCTCGAGGAAACCGTCGGCAATCTCCTGGAAAATGCGGCGCGTTTCGCCAAGAGCAGGGTGCGGCTTTCGGCCGTCGAGGCTGGCGAGGACGTGAAAGGGGCGGAGGCGAGCGCCCGCCGGCGCTGGGTGGAGCTTGCCGTCGAGGATGACGGCCCCGGCCTTGAGCCCGACCAGATCCGCGAGGCGCTGAAGCGTGGCCGCAGGCTCGACGAAAGCAAGCCTGGAACCGGCTTGGGCCTTTCGATCGTCACCGAGATTTCCAACGAATACCAGGGAAGGCTCGAACTGTCCCGCGGCGAATGGGGCGGGCTGAAGGCGAAGCTTATCCTGCCCGGCGTCACAAAGGATGTTGCATGACCAACTGCTTGATGTCACAAGGATAGTGGCAAATGTATAGCATGCTTTGCCACAATGCTGACACGGGGACGCTGCACTTCGATCGGCTGAATTTGACCTCTGATCGTGGTTCGACGCAATGATTCTACGCTCGCAAGGCATGATGGTTTCCATCCTTCTTCTCGCCGTCGCGCTCACCGGCTGCACGACGACGAAGGGTGCCGCTTCGCGTGGCATTTTTTCGAGCAAACCCTCCGCCTCGGCCGCCTTCATCACCGCGCTCCAGGGCGGCATCGTTGGCCGCAGCGGCGTGAGCTTGAGCGATAGCGACAAACAGCGGGCGCTCGAGGCGGAGTATCGGGCGCTCGAAGGGGCGGCGGTCGGCCAACCGGTGGTCTGGAGCGGCAAGGAGGTCACAGGCAAGGTCGTGGCGGCCGCACCCTATCAGGTCGGCTCGCAGAACTGCCGGCAATATACCCATACGCTGACCGTCGACGGCAAGGAAACCGTGGCACGGGGTGCAGCCTGCCGCAACGACGACGGCAGCTGGTCGCCGCTCGGCTGAAGTCGTTCAGCTTAAATTGCGGCGAATAGCCTCAAATCTTCGTCATTCCGGCTTTGGCAGTTGGAATAGGCGTGTGCTTCACGTATTTGGGCCGATATGCTGTTCTGGATTCTCGTTGCCGTTCTGACGGCAGCCGTCGCCGTCATCCTGCTCTATCCCCTTCTGCGTGGTGCGAAGGCGGCGCAGAACAGCCGCGCCGGCGAGGCGGCAGTCTATCGCGACCAGTTGCGCGAACTCGACCGCGATCTTGCTGGCGGGCTTATCACGCCTGAGGAGGCTGATTACGCCAGGGCCGAAATCGGCCGGCGGCTGATCGCCGTCTCTGCCGCAGAGCCGGAGACGGTAGACAAACCCGCACGGCATCACCATCTCGTCGAAGTCTTCGTCCTCTTGATCCTGCCGGTGCTAGGACTCTGTCTTTATTTGACGACGGGCAGGCCGGATCTGCCGTCGCAGCCGCTGGAAGCGCGGCTGGAAAATCCAGGCGACGACGTGGCGGTGCTGATCGCCAAGGCGGAGCGGCATCTGGCTCAGAATCCCGACGACGGCAAGGGCTGGGACGTACTGGCGCCGATCTATTTCCGCACGATGCGGATTGCCGATGCCGAGGTCGCCTACCGCAATGCGATCCGGCTTCTGGGCCCGAGCCCGATCCGGCTCGACGGCCTTGCCGAGACGCTGATGGCGGTTTCGGACGGCGTCGTGACGGAGGAAGCGCGTCAGGCGCTGGAACAGTCGCTGACGCTGGAGCCCGATAATCCGCGTGCCCGCTTCTACATCGCGCTCAGCATGGAACAGGCGGGACGGGCCGACGAGGCCCGCCGGGCTTTCGAGGCGCTGGCGCAGCAATCGCCGGCCGATGCACCCTGGCTGCCGCTGGTCAATGAACATATCGCCAAGAACGGCGGCGCGGCTCAGCCGGTTGCGCCTGGCGGACCGACGTCGGAAGATGTGGCGGCGGCTGGAAACATGAGCGCCGGCGATCGCCAGCAGTTGATCCGCGGCATGGTCGAAAGCCTTGATACCAAACTCAGCGAGGATCCCAACAATTTCGAGGGATGGATCCGGCTCGTCCGCTCTTACGCCGTATTGAACGATAAGAATCGCGCAGCCGACGCCCTGAAGCGCGGGCTGGCCGCCTTTCCGCCGTCCGGCGAGCAGGGCCGGCAATTGCTGGCGCTTGCCAGGGAACTTGGCATTGCCACGGAGGGAATGACGCAATGACGCGCAAGCAGAAGCGCCTTGCGGTGATCGCTGGCGGGATGAGTTTCATCCTGGCGGCGGTGTTGTTGGTGATGTTCGCCTTCAGCCAATCGGTGGCCTATTTCTACATGCCGGCCGATCTTGCCAAGACGCCGGTGGCGCCGGAGACCCGCATCCGGCTCGGCGGCCTGGTCGGGGCGGGCAGCGTCGTACGCGGCGCCGGTTCGACGGTGGAGTTTTCCGTCACCGACGGCAGCGCCAATGCGGTGAAGGTCAGATATACCGGCATCCTGCCCGATCTGTTCCGCGAGGGCCAGGGCGTTGTCACCGAGGGCATGTTTGCCGCCAGCAGCAACGTCTTTGTCGCCGACACCGTGCTTGCCAAGCATGACGAGACCTATATGCCGAAGGAGGTGGCCGACAAGCTGAAACAGCAGGGGCTGTGGCAGGAAGGCCAGGGGCAGGGGCAGAGCCAAGATCCGGGGCAGGAGCAGGAGGCGAAAGCAACGCCATGATCATCGAGATCGGCCATTACGCTTTGGTGCTGGCGCTGGCGACGGCGCTGATCGTCTCGATCGTGCCGGTGATCGGCGCCCGCCGCCATGATCCGGCGATGATGGATGTGGCAAGCGTCGGCTCGCTTGTGATGTTTGCGCTCGTCGCCTTTGCCTTTGCCGTCCTGACCTATGCCCATGTCGTCTCCGACTTCTCAGTCGAGAACGTCTGGGAGAATTCGCATTCGCTGGTGCCGCTGATCTACAAATATTCGGGCGTCTGGGGCAATCACGAGGGATCGATGATGCTCTGGCTGCTGATCCTGGCGCTGTTCAGCGCCCTGGTCGCGATCTTCGGCGCCAATCTGCCGGAGACGCTGAAGGCCAATGTACTTGCCGTGCAAGCCTGGATCTCGCTCGCCTTCACCCTGTTCATTCTCTTGACCTCCAATCCCTTCCTGCGGCTCGATCCGGCCCCGGCCGAGGGCCGCGATCTCAATCCGGTGCTGCAGGATATTGGGCTCGCCATCCATCCGCCGCTGCTCTATCTCGGCTATGTCGGCTTTTCCGTCTGCTTCTCCTTTGCCGTGGCAGCCCTGATCGAAGGCCGCATCGACGCCGCTTGGGCGCGCTGGGTCAGGCCGTGGACGCTGGCGGCCTGGACCTGTCTGACGCTCGGCATCGCCATGGGCTCCTACTGGGCCTATTACGAGCTCGGCTGGGGCGGCTGGTGGTTCTGGGATCCGGTGGAGAACGCCTCCTTCATGCCTTGGCTTGCCGGAACCGCGCTGCTGCATTCGGCCCTCGTCATGGAAAAGCGCGAGGCGCTGAAGATCTGGACGGTGCTGCTTGCGATCCTGACCTTCTCGCTGTCGCTGATGGGCACCTTCCTGGTGCGCTCCGGCGTGCTGACTTCGGTGCATGCCTTCGCCAGCGATCCCACCCGCGGCGTCTTCATCCTCTCGATCCTCTTGATCTTCATCGGCGGGGCGCTGTCGCTGTTTGCCCTGCGGGCGCCGAAGCTTTCGGCCGGCGGGCTGTTTGCGCCGATCTCGCGTGAAGGGGCGCTCGTCCTCAACAATCTGATCCTGACGGTCGCCTGCGGCACGGTGCTGACCGGCACCCTCTATCCGCTGCTGTTGGAGACGCTGACCGGCGACAAGATCTCCGTGGGGCCGCCCTTCTTCAACCTGACCTTCGGGCTGCTGATGGCGCCGCTGCTCGTCATCGTGCCGTTCGGGCCGCTGCTGGCCTGGAAGCGCGGCGATCTGCTCGGCGCCCTGCAGCGGCTCTATGCCGTTGCAAGCCTGGCATTTCTTGCCGCGGTGGCCTTCTTCTATCTCCAACATGGCGGGCCGGTGTTGTCGGTGCTCGGGCTGACGGCCGGGCTGTTCCTGATCCTCGGCGCCATTGCCGATCTCTGGTATCGGGCCGGCATCGGCAAGGTGGCGGGCTCCATCGCCTGGCGCCGCCTGTTGGGCCTGCCGCGCTCAGCCTTAGGCACGGCGCTCGCCCATGCCGGGCTCGGCGTCAGCGTGCTCGGCATCGTCGCCGTCACCACCTTCCAGAGCGAACATGTCGTCGAGATGAAGCCGGGCGCCACGGTCGAAGCCGGTGGCTACAGCCTTGAGTTCGACGGCATGCGAGCGAGCAGGGGACCGAACTACACCGAGGAGCGCGGCCACTTCACCATCCGCCGCGCCGGTGTCACCATTGCCGATACCTGGTCGGCCAAGCGGCTCTATACCGCCCGGCAGATGCCGACGACGGAGGCGGGCATCCTGACCTTCGGCCTCAGCCAGCTCTATGTCTCGCTTGGCGACGCCACCAAGGACGGCGGCATCGTCGTGCGCATCTGGTGGAAGCCGTTCATCCTGTGTATCTGGGGCGGCGCCTTGATCATGGCCGCCGGCGGCTGCGTGTCGCTCTCCGACCGGCGCCTGCGTGTCGGCGCCCCGCGCCGAAAGGCGAAGGCCGCAGCTCCTGCGATGGAGCCGGCGGAATGATGCGTCTCTCCCGTCTCCTCGTCGCCGTGTTCGTGTTCTTCGCACCCGTTTCCGCCTTCGCCGTCAATCCCGACGAAGTGCTGGCGGATCCGGCGCTGGAGGCCCGCGCGCGGGCGCTATCGGCCGAACTGCGCTGCATGGTCTGCCAGAATCAGTCGATCGACGATTCCAATGCCGAGCTCGCCAAGGATCTCCGCTTGCTTGTGCGTGAGCGCATCAGCAACGGCGACAGCGATGAGGCGGTGCTCAACTATATCGTCTCGCGCTACGGCGAGTTCGTGCTTCTGAAGCCGAGGTTCAGCGTGAGGACGCTGTTGCTCTGGGGCGCCCCGGTGCTGCTGGTCCTTGCCGGCGGCGCGTCGCTGCTCGTCTTTGCGCGCAAGAGGGCAGGCCGGCCGACCGGAAGCAAGCTGACGCCGGAAGAGCAGGCGAAGCTCAGTGAGCTTCTGGAAAAGTAACCGTCTGCACGCGGCGACCGTGACTAAACATTCCAAACATTACGAACTTTTCATTGGCTGGACAGTTCGCAGTAAGGTGCGCCATCCTATATCTTAAGTCATCGACTGATCCGGCGCCGCCGGTCTGAAGATCTAAGAACAAGAGAAGGTGCTCCAATGCTCAAGAATTTCAACGGACGTCCGTCCCTCGCCACGGTGCTCAAGGCTTCTACCGTCGCCGGTATCGCAGCCGCTGTGCTCGCAACCGGCGTTCCGCTCGAAATCACCCGGTCTTACGCTGAAGCTGTCAAGGTTCAGGCGCCTGCCGTTCCGAGCTTCGCCAATGTCGTCGATGCCGTTTCACCCGCCGTCGTTTCCGTTCGCGTCGAAAACCGCGTCAACCCCGTCGCCGACAATGACGGCTTCTCCTTCGATTTCAACGGCCGCGGCTTCGACGATCTGCCTGACGATCACCCGCTGAAGCGGTTCTTCAAGCAATTCGGCCAGGATCCGAACGACCAGCAGGGCCACCAGCGGCGCTTCGGCCAGAACGGTCCGGGTGGCCCGAATGGTCCCGGTAAGGGCCGTCTGCGCCCGGTCGCTCAAGGCTCCGGCTTCTTCATCTCCGAAGACGGCTATATCGTTACCAACAACCACGTGGTTTCCGACGGCCAGGCCTTCGTCGCGGTCATGAATGACGGCACCGAACTCGATGCCAAGCTGATCGGCAAGGATCCGCGCACTGATCTCGCCGTCCTCAAGGTCGACGGCAAGGGTAAGAAGTTCACCTATGTCAACTGGGCCGACGACAACAATGTCCGCGTCGGCGACTGGGTTGTCGCCGTTGGCAATCCCTTCGGTCTCGGTGGCACGGTGACGGCCGGCATCGTTTCGGCCCGCGGCCGCGACATCGGCTCCGGTCCCTATGACGATTACCTGCAGGTGGATGCGGCCGTGAACCGCGGCAACTCCGGCGGTCCGACCTTCAACCTCAACGGCGAAGTCGTCGGCATCAACACGGCGATCTTCTCGCCTTCGGGCGGCAGCGTCGGTATTGCCTTCGCGATTCCCGCCTCGACCGCAAGGGATGTCGTCGCCGATCTGATGAAGGATGGCCAGGTTTCCCGCGGCTGGTTGGGCGTCCAGATCCAGCCGGTGACCAAGGATATCGCCGAGTCCATCGGCCTTTCCGAGCCGAGCGGCGCCCTCGTTGTCGCCCCGCAGCCCGGATCGCCGGGTGACAAGGCCGGCATGAAGGCCGGTGATGTCGTCACGGCACTCAATGGCGAAACGATCAAGGATGCCCGTGATCTCAGCCGCCGCATCGGCGCGATGCAGCCGGGCAGCAAGGCCGAGCTTTCGGTCTGGCGCGCCGGCAAAGCCCAGTCGCTCACCGTCGAACTCGGCACGCTGCCGGCCGATCAGAAGGATGCCAACGCCGACGACAACAACAATCAGCCGCAGCAGCCTGAGGCACCGGCTTCCGAGAAGGCGCTTGCCGATCTTGGCCTGACCGTCGGCCCCTCCGATGACGGCAAGGGCCTGACGATCACCGGCATCGATCCCGACTCTGACGCCGCCGACAAGGGCATCAAGGAAGGCGAAAAGATCACATCGGTCAACAATCAGGAGGTTTCCACTGCCGCCGATGTCGTCAAGGTGCTGAATCAGGCCAAGAAGGACGGCCGCACCCGCGCGCTGTTCCAGATCCAGTCCAGCGAAGGAAGCCGTTTCGTCGCGC
It includes:
- a CDS encoding Do family serine endopeptidase produces the protein MLKNFNGRPSLATVLKASTVAGIAAAVLATGVPLEITRSYAEAVKVQAPAVPSFANVVDAVSPAVVSVRVENRVNPVADNDGFSFDFNGRGFDDLPDDHPLKRFFKQFGQDPNDQQGHQRRFGQNGPGGPNGPGKGRLRPVAQGSGFFISEDGYIVTNNHVVSDGQAFVAVMNDGTELDAKLIGKDPRTDLAVLKVDGKGKKFTYVNWADDNNVRVGDWVVAVGNPFGLGGTVTAGIVSARGRDIGSGPYDDYLQVDAAVNRGNSGGPTFNLNGEVVGINTAIFSPSGGSVGIAFAIPASTARDVVADLMKDGQVSRGWLGVQIQPVTKDIAESIGLSEPSGALVVAPQPGSPGDKAGMKAGDVVTALNGETIKDARDLSRRIGAMQPGSKAELSVWRAGKAQSLTVELGTLPADQKDANADDNNNQPQQPEAPASEKALADLGLTVGPSDDGKGLTITGIDPDSDAADKGIKEGEKITSVNNQEVSTAADVVKVLNQAKKDGRTRALFQIQSSEGSRFVALPINGQG
- the ccmE gene encoding cytochrome c maturation protein CcmE translates to MTRKQKRLAVIAGGMSFILAAVLLVMFAFSQSVAYFYMPADLAKTPVAPETRIRLGGLVGAGSVVRGAGSTVEFSVTDGSANAVKVRYTGILPDLFREGQGVVTEGMFAASSNVFVADTVLAKHDETYMPKEVADKLKQQGLWQEGQGQGQSQDPGQEQEAKATP
- the ccmI gene encoding c-type cytochrome biogenesis protein CcmI is translated as MLFWILVAVLTAAVAVILLYPLLRGAKAAQNSRAGEAAVYRDQLRELDRDLAGGLITPEEADYARAEIGRRLIAVSAAEPETVDKPARHHHLVEVFVLLILPVLGLCLYLTTGRPDLPSQPLEARLENPGDDVAVLIAKAERHLAQNPDDGKGWDVLAPIYFRTMRIADAEVAYRNAIRLLGPSPIRLDGLAETLMAVSDGVVTEEARQALEQSLTLEPDNPRARFYIALSMEQAGRADEARRAFEALAQQSPADAPWLPLVNEHIAKNGGAAQPVAPGGPTSEDVAAAGNMSAGDRQQLIRGMVESLDTKLSEDPNNFEGWIRLVRSYAVLNDKNRAADALKRGLAAFPPSGEQGRQLLALARELGIATEGMTQ
- a CDS encoding HAMP domain-containing sensor histidine kinase, with product MRIKSLTARVLLLTTVWSTVALVVIGLLISTLYRKSAERGFQDLLRAQLYNVINSVTIGDQGALSGSPQLGDLRFAQPKTGWYWVVEPLGTYTTAPLVSPSLGSALIPVPSVVEAPFDKNYERYYQVTDASGNRVQVAETEVVLDTDGRAARFRVTGNVDVVEDDVRTFSHSLYLALAGFGVGSLIVNALAILYGLKPLDKARAALERIRAGESEQLKGDFPREILPLANEVNALIDSNRRIVERARMQVGNLAHSLKTPIAVLLNEARVLEKSHGELVRSQAESMQGQVQSYLNRARIAAQRESVLARTDAEPALERLVRVMRRLNVDTEFDLVVSPPHLAVAMEQQDLEETVGNLLENAARFAKSRVRLSAVEAGEDVKGAEASARRRWVELAVEDDGPGLEPDQIREALKRGRRLDESKPGTGLGLSIVTEISNEYQGRLELSRGEWGGLKAKLILPGVTKDVA
- a CDS encoding cytochrome c-type biogenesis protein, encoding MMRLSRLLVAVFVFFAPVSAFAVNPDEVLADPALEARARALSAELRCMVCQNQSIDDSNAELAKDLRLLVRERISNGDSDEAVLNYIVSRYGEFVLLKPRFSVRTLLLWGAPVLLVLAGGASLLVFARKRAGRPTGSKLTPEEQAKLSELLEK
- a CDS encoding response regulator transcription factor, which produces MRILVIEDDVNLNRQLTDTLKEAGYVVDQAFDGEEGHFLGDTEPYDAIILDIGLPEMDGVTVLEKWRGAGRGMPVLILTARDRWSDKVAGIDAGADDYVTKPFHVEEVLARIRALIRRAAGHASSEIVCGPVRLDTKSSKATVNGTTLKLTSHEYRLLAYLMHHMGEVVSRTELVEHMYDQDFDRDSNTIEVFVGRLRKKMGVDLIETVRGLGYRIQAPKHAN
- a CDS encoding heme lyase CcmF/NrfE family subunit yields the protein MIIEIGHYALVLALATALIVSIVPVIGARRHDPAMMDVASVGSLVMFALVAFAFAVLTYAHVVSDFSVENVWENSHSLVPLIYKYSGVWGNHEGSMMLWLLILALFSALVAIFGANLPETLKANVLAVQAWISLAFTLFILLTSNPFLRLDPAPAEGRDLNPVLQDIGLAIHPPLLYLGYVGFSVCFSFAVAALIEGRIDAAWARWVRPWTLAAWTCLTLGIAMGSYWAYYELGWGGWWFWDPVENASFMPWLAGTALLHSALVMEKREALKIWTVLLAILTFSLSLMGTFLVRSGVLTSVHAFASDPTRGVFILSILLIFIGGALSLFALRAPKLSAGGLFAPISREGALVLNNLILTVACGTVLTGTLYPLLLETLTGDKISVGPPFFNLTFGLLMAPLLVIVPFGPLLAWKRGDLLGALQRLYAVASLAFLAAVAFFYLQHGGPVLSVLGLTAGLFLILGAIADLWYRAGIGKVAGSIAWRRLLGLPRSALGTALAHAGLGVSVLGIVAVTTFQSEHVVEMKPGATVEAGGYSLEFDGMRASRGPNYTEERGHFTIRRAGVTIADTWSAKRLYTARQMPTTEAGILTFGLSQLYVSLGDATKDGGIVVRIWWKPFILCIWGGALIMAAGGCVSLSDRRLRVGAPRRKAKAAAPAMEPAE